Proteins encoded within one genomic window of Desulfobulbaceae bacterium:
- a CDS encoding DUF1624 domain-containing protein gives MVALQKNRVWEIDCLRGVAVCLMLISNFLFDLYYFYSLGNPESGFLAYFSRAVAGLFLFVVGVSLTLSVNKTTVLPSKKIWLRSAKLLVVAMGISLATYVAVGQDFVVFGILHLISVSIVLGYFFLGCPWLSLIVGISVLSLAPYLGVAQEGSWWLVWFGIPPVGFHSVDYTPLIPWFGPVLIGIFVGKMVYRQGETLFKGRGDRHGFILKTLGLLGKNSLVIYCLHQPILWGGFVAFGML, from the coding sequence TTGGTTGCATTACAAAAAAACAGAGTTTGGGAGATTGATTGTCTGCGCGGGGTGGCGGTATGCCTGATGCTGATTTCCAATTTCTTGTTTGACCTCTACTATTTTTACTCTCTTGGTAATCCGGAGTCTGGTTTTCTGGCCTATTTTTCAAGGGCTGTGGCCGGACTTTTTCTTTTTGTGGTCGGGGTCTCCCTGACGCTTTCCGTAAATAAAACAACTGTTTTGCCCAGTAAGAAAATTTGGCTACGCAGTGCGAAATTATTGGTTGTCGCTATGGGTATTAGCCTGGCAACCTATGTTGCGGTCGGACAGGATTTTGTGGTTTTTGGTATTCTGCATTTAATATCGGTCAGTATTGTCCTTGGTTATTTTTTCTTGGGATGCCCCTGGCTAAGTTTGATCGTCGGTATTAGTGTGTTGTCTCTTGCGCCATACCTTGGTGTGGCGCAAGAAGGCAGCTGGTGGCTGGTATGGTTTGGTATCCCGCCGGTGGGGTTTCATAGTGTTGATTATACTCCGCTGATTCCCTGGTTTGGCCCTGTGCTTATCGGTATTTTTGTTGGGAAGATGGTCTATCGGCAGGGAGAAACTTTGTTTAAGGGCAGGGGCGACCGGCACGGTTTTATTCTGAAAACGTTAGGGCTGTTGGGCAAAAACTCTTTGGTGATCTATTGCCTTCATCAACCGATTCTCTGGGGTGGTTTTGTGGCGTTTGGCATGCTTTAG
- a CDS encoding rhomboid family intramembrane serine protease, giving the protein MNDLIESNQSKLVKLLPGQGSQNGFMVKTKAEAWSLVLLSVNITHRLVQSLNGWEILVNETDALVARHHLERYEAENSRWPTVKSSPASSPVVSWWTLLFCSLLVVFFSFTGPWSDSIWFTRGAIQSGAIKEQLQLWRLVTALTLHADIGHVMGNVCLGGVLIAFLAGLTGTGTAWMLAVLAGITGNLLNVFFHSGTHNSIGFSTAVFGVIGAFCGIRAFRDGMLNILLPLGAGLGLLAMLGAGGERTDLGAHVWGMIAGMGLGGAYHYFDPVQIYSKNGRLQNILTASVLVGVALAWSLALSG; this is encoded by the coding sequence ATGAACGATCTTATAGAAAGTAACCAGTCAAAACTTGTGAAGCTATTGCCTGGTCAGGGGAGCCAGAATGGTTTTATGGTAAAAACCAAGGCTGAGGCCTGGTCGTTAGTTTTGCTTTCGGTAAATATAACCCATCGCCTTGTTCAGTCACTGAATGGTTGGGAGATTCTGGTTAACGAGACAGATGCTCTGGTTGCCCGGCATCATCTTGAACGATATGAAGCAGAAAACAGTCGGTGGCCTACCGTTAAATCATCACCGGCTTCAAGCCCTGTTGTCAGTTGGTGGACGCTGCTGTTTTGCAGTTTGCTCGTCGTTTTTTTTAGTTTTACGGGGCCATGGTCGGATTCTATCTGGTTTACCCGGGGTGCAATTCAGTCAGGTGCAATCAAGGAGCAGTTGCAACTGTGGAGGTTGGTAACGGCGCTTACGCTTCATGCCGATATAGGCCATGTTATGGGTAATGTCTGCCTGGGCGGTGTACTCATTGCCTTTCTGGCAGGTCTCACCGGCACAGGAACTGCCTGGATGCTTGCTGTGCTGGCAGGCATTACAGGAAATCTGCTGAATGTCTTCTTCCACTCCGGGACCCATAATTCCATCGGTTTTTCAACGGCTGTATTTGGTGTTATTGGAGCCTTTTGTGGGATACGGGCTTTTCGAGACGGCATGTTGAACATTTTACTCCCTCTTGGGGCAGGACTCGGATTGCTGGCAATGCTTGGTGCGGGCGGAGAACGAACAGATCTGGGCGCCCATGTCTGGGGTATGATTGCAGGTATGGGGCTGGGTGGGGCGTATCACTATTTTGACCCAGTTCAGATTTATTCAAAAAATGGGCGATTGCAGAATATTCTAACAGCATCAGTTCTAGTGGGAGTGGCTCTTGCATGGAGTTTGGCATTGTCTGGCTGA